One Purpureocillium takamizusanense chromosome 1, complete sequence genomic window carries:
- the YAF9 gene encoding NuA4 histone H4 acetyltransferase complex and the SWR1 complex subunit (BUSCO:EOG09262UTQ~COG:K~EggNog:ENOG503P3G2) — protein sequence MAPSNQLGKRVKLTQIRRPFVVGTTAVPFSESNPKPPGTPDNHTHSWQVFVKGLEDTDITYWVRRVQFKLHESIPNYVRMVEGEPGKPFLVNETGWGEFDITIKLYYVNESGEKPQTLYHYLRLHPYGRTDEEKASMVAANGEVRAWSYEEQLFNEPYEAFYQLLTAGAVPRGWKPSGGTGGKGKGKNKVPPPLPAPDSGDVWERTAMIPRQNRPGQPFSMETEAAEIKKLSEAQAKTEEMTRQLLADIKEREQQLATLKAENQAAAAAAKPTA from the exons atggccccaTCCAACCAGCTGGGCAAGCGTGTCAAGTTGACGCAGATTCGCCGGCCCTTTGTTGTCGGCACCACCGCTGTGCCCTTCTCCGAGTCGAACCCGAAGCCGCCGGGGACACCCGACAACCACACGCACTCATGGCAGGTCTTTGTGAAGGGTCTCGAGGATACAGATATTACGTATTGGGTGCGCCGCGTTCAGTTCAAACTGCACGAATCGATCCCGAATTACGTTCGCA TGGTCGAAGGGGAACCCGGCAAGCCGTTCCTCGTCAACGAGACGGGATGGGGCGAGTTTGACATCACCATCAAGCTATATTACGTCAATGAATCCGGCGAGAAGCCGCAGACGCTCTACCATTACCTTCGCCTCCACCCGTACGGACGCACTGATGAAGAAAAGGCCTCCATGGTAgcggccaacggcgaggtCCGTGCCTGGAGTTACGAAGAGCAGCTCTTCAACGAGCCGTATGAGGCCTTCTACCAGCTCCTCACCGCCGGAGCCGTGCCGCGGGGATGGAAACCGTCCGGgggcacgggcggcaagggcaagggcaagaacaaggtcccgccgccgctccccgccCCCGACAGCGGGGACGTCTGGGAGCGCACCGCTATGATTCCTCGCCAGAACCGGCCGGGCCAGCCTTTCAGcatggagacggaggcggccgagatcAAGAAGCTGtccgaggcgcaggccaagACGGAGGAAATGACCAggcagctgctcgcggaCATCAAGGAGCGGGAGCAACAGCTCGCcacgctcaaggccgagaaccaggcggccgcagcggctgcgAAACCTACCGCCTAG